Genomic DNA from Trichoderma asperellum chromosome 5, complete sequence:
CCACTGATTTTGCGACTATCGTAGCCTGGTAACGTGCCATGGAAGTTGTAATATTGCAGAGTGTATGCACTGAGGAATGTAGTTCCTATCCAGAGAAGACTATTATGCCGGAATAGAATTAGTTTTCTGCCAAAAACGCTAGCATGGAGAATTTGTATCAGGGAGTATACATACGTGACAAAGACTCCGACGGCAACAATAGCCTTGCTAATGCCACAGCTGCCACCGCAACTGCCAGAGCTGTTGTACGCAGCTTGGGTGGAGAAGGCAGAGAtccagatgatgatgaagagaccGTCAACGGCAAGCATAATATACGGGTTGGCAAATCTGCGAGTGCGGCCGAATCGAGGAGTCATGACAAGATAGATCCACGCCGGGATGGAAAGGAAGCACTAGAAGCAAGAAGGCGTCAGCCAAACCGAAAGTTTGTGTCACAAGCCCCTCAGCACTCTGGATAAAAGCTTACGACTGCAAAGGTCCATCCATTTGTTCCCAGAATCCTGGAGGTGTCGCCGCGGAAAACGGCAATCTCCAAACACCACGCCAGAAAGGCCAAGATGATCTGGAACGAATGGAGACTCAGCTTCAGATTCGGTAGAATCTGGGGGTCAATCTCGACGAGCGCCATGGTGGCGGCCAACTAGACGTTAGGGAGAGTCTCGCTCGGTGGAGGGGCTGTTGAAGAAACGGCGTGGTGACGACGATGTTCTGAACGACAATTCAAAACGTAggaaaaagccaagaagcGTATGTGtcagaagcaagaagaagatgccgcAGCTTCGTTTTCTAGCGGCCTGCTAGGACCTGTGGAATGGCAGAGGTAGGTCGTTCGAGGGTCGAGTTTGAAGCTAAGAACTGAGGCTGGGGCTTGTCAGCGGCTACCTAGGGCCGTAAGCTGAGACTCGTGCTAGTCTGGGCCTATTCGTCGACCGCCTCGAAACAAAGAGACTTTATGCGTATGAGAGACAAACAAAAAGcgggaagaaggaaagaaagagaaaagcaaaagcagggggagggggggagtCAACAAATAAAGCACTAAATAAGTCTCAATAAGGATACAGAACtcttgttattgttgtttaCGGCAAGGCGGACAGCAAGCGCCGGATTCCAACGATGGCTGGCAGTCGCTGATGGAGGGGCCCGGCATTGACGCTCAGGATGGAGCCACGCGTTGCGCTCAT
This window encodes:
- a CDS encoding uncharacterized protein (TransMembrane:4 (i16-37o49-67i79-99o119-142i)) encodes the protein MALVEIDPQILPNLKLSLHSFQIILAFLAWCLEIAVFRGDTSRILGTNGWTFAVCFLSIPAWIYLVMTPRFGRTRRFANPYIMLAVDGLFIIIWISAFSTQAAYNSSGSCGGSCGISKAIVAVGVFVTLLWIGTTFLSAYTLQYYNFHGTLPGYDSRKISGSENIDPDKAAFSMAPHDEEAYERVNMDDHDGPGAYDDHNTSMNSRYGDNTPYNPDDFDDPNRYGALPPRTNSTPLFDSETEYHGSALGTDISHHKTPSPGPYSGNHADTYADGPVQFPTGHYDRIES